A genome region from Variovorax paradoxus includes the following:
- a CDS encoding MurR/RpiR family transcriptional regulator has product MGARDQIRQRFNDLSPALQQVARYVLDHPNEVVTGSMRNVGTRSQSTPATLVRFAQHLGFEGWPQLKEAFAADMGLGSATYGGRAKQLVGRAKDNGLAGEMFEVQRRNLEATHQQSEQALQKACALIEKAPAVHAAGFRACFPIAFSFVYVYRIFRASVHLVDGQGGSLEMQQRAFAKGDALVVASFAPYSREALQVTQAAKDAGCRIVAITDSVTSPLSLLADETLLFTISSPSFFPSVAAGVALTEALVELLASRAGKPVVRRIDQAEAQLFESGAYLMPPPVRGS; this is encoded by the coding sequence ATGGGCGCCCGAGACCAGATCCGCCAGCGTTTCAACGACCTGAGCCCTGCGCTGCAGCAGGTGGCGCGCTACGTGCTCGACCATCCGAACGAGGTGGTCACCGGCTCGATGCGCAACGTGGGAACGCGCTCGCAGAGCACGCCGGCCACGCTGGTGCGCTTCGCGCAGCACCTGGGTTTCGAGGGCTGGCCGCAGCTCAAGGAAGCCTTCGCGGCGGACATGGGGCTGGGCAGTGCGACCTACGGCGGGCGCGCCAAGCAACTCGTGGGGCGCGCGAAGGACAACGGCCTGGCCGGCGAGATGTTCGAGGTGCAGCGACGCAACCTCGAGGCCACGCACCAGCAAAGCGAGCAGGCGCTGCAGAAGGCCTGCGCGTTGATCGAGAAGGCGCCGGCCGTGCATGCGGCGGGCTTCAGGGCCTGCTTTCCGATCGCGTTCTCGTTCGTCTACGTGTACCGGATTTTCCGCGCCAGCGTGCACCTGGTCGACGGCCAGGGCGGATCGCTGGAAATGCAGCAGCGTGCCTTCGCCAAGGGCGACGCGCTGGTGGTCGCCAGCTTCGCGCCCTACTCGCGCGAGGCGCTGCAGGTGACGCAGGCGGCCAAGGACGCCGGCTGCCGCATCGTGGCCATCACCGACAGCGTGACTTCGCCGCTGTCGCTGCTGGCGGACGAAACGCTGCTGTTCACGATCAGCAGCCCGTCGTTCTTTCCATCGGTCGCGGCGGGCGTGGCGTTGACCGAGGCGCTGGTCGAGTTGCTTGCCAGCCGCGCGGGCAAGCCGGTGGTGCGCCGCATCGACCAGGCGGAAGCGCAGCTGTTCGAGTCGGGCGCGTACCTCATGCCGCCGCCGGTGCGCGGCAGCTAA
- a CDS encoding GntR family transcriptional regulator, which yields MNPPDPSRTRALSVAETLRNRIFDGIFSPGSHLMEITLANELGVSRTPVRGAMARLADEGLLVYVPNKGFQVRRFNAKDVFDAFSVRANLEAMACRLIAEHGLEREAHECLQGMLDAQRAVLKEKQWDDDRALCWHDLNLAFHHKLMMLADNRWLTEAVHRARQLPIIFDSNLRPHNREASMLLYRREQALLAFEDHTRLVEALGRRDAAEAEAIMREHITSNRDLLVLHLRKNADRTRTLA from the coding sequence ATGAATCCCCCAGATCCCTCCCGGACACGCGCGTTGTCCGTGGCCGAGACGCTGCGCAACCGCATCTTCGACGGCATCTTCTCTCCCGGTTCGCACCTGATGGAGATCACGCTCGCCAACGAGCTCGGCGTGTCGCGCACGCCCGTGCGCGGCGCGATGGCGCGCCTGGCCGACGAGGGGTTGCTGGTGTACGTGCCCAACAAGGGTTTTCAGGTGCGCCGCTTCAACGCCAAGGACGTGTTCGACGCCTTCAGCGTGCGGGCCAACCTCGAGGCGATGGCCTGCCGCCTCATCGCGGAACACGGCCTGGAGCGCGAGGCGCACGAGTGCCTGCAGGGCATGCTGGATGCGCAGCGCGCAGTGCTGAAGGAAAAGCAGTGGGACGACGACCGCGCGCTGTGCTGGCACGACCTGAACCTGGCGTTCCACCACAAGCTGATGATGCTGGCGGACAACCGCTGGCTGACCGAAGCGGTGCACCGTGCCCGGCAGTTGCCGATCATCTTCGACAGCAACCTGCGTCCGCACAACCGCGAGGCCTCGATGCTGCTCTACCGGCGCGAGCAGGCGCTGCTGGCCTTCGAGGATCACACCCGCCTGGTCGAGGCGCTGGGCCGGCGCGACGCCGCCGAAGCCGAGGCCATCATGCGCGAGCACATCACGTCCAACCGCGACCTGCTGGTGCTGCACCTGCGCAAGAACGCCGATCGCACCCGCACGCTGGCCTGA